A genomic window from Serratia liquefaciens includes:
- the glpA gene encoding anaerobic glycerol-3-phosphate dehydrogenase subunit A yields MSSHSAENETDVIIIGGGATGAGIARDCARRGLRCILLERHDIATGATGRNHGLLHSGARYAVTDGESARECIEENRILKRIAHHCIERTDGLFITLPQDSLAYQQQFIVSCHSAGINAEAIDPQLALRLEPAANPALIGAVRVPDGTVDPFRLTAANMLDAREHGAQILTYHQVVGLLRTGDRVTGVRVFDHQSSRRYDIHAEVVVNAAGIWGQQIAEYADLRIRMFPAKGALLILGHRINNMVINRCRKPADADILVPGDTISLIGTTSTHIDYDQIDNMLVTPQEVDILIREGALLAPKLAQTRILRAYAGVRPLVASDDDPSGRNVSRGIVLLDHASRDGLEGFITITGGKLMTYRLMAQWATDKVCEKLRVDSPCTTAQEALPGSRQSAEETVRSVVSLPASIRGSAVYRHGDRANRVPAGDRLDNSLVCECEAVTAGEVRYAVNSLTVNNLVDLRRRTRVGMGTCQGELCACRAAGLLTRFNVTTPQQSIDQLSHFLNERWKGVRPIAWGDALRESEFTSWVYQGLCGLDARGEQEADDAI; encoded by the coding sequence ATGAGCAGCCATTCAGCAGAAAACGAAACGGATGTGATCATCATTGGCGGCGGCGCGACCGGCGCGGGCATTGCTCGTGACTGCGCACGCCGCGGTCTGCGTTGCATACTGCTGGAGCGTCATGATATCGCCACCGGCGCGACCGGGCGCAACCACGGCCTGCTGCACAGCGGAGCGCGTTATGCGGTTACCGACGGCGAGTCGGCACGCGAATGCATAGAAGAGAACCGCATCCTCAAGCGCATTGCGCATCACTGTATTGAGCGAACCGACGGGCTGTTTATCACCCTGCCGCAGGATTCGTTGGCATACCAACAGCAGTTTATTGTCTCCTGCCACAGCGCCGGTATCAACGCCGAAGCGATTGATCCCCAACTGGCACTGCGTCTGGAGCCCGCGGCCAACCCGGCGTTGATCGGCGCGGTACGCGTGCCGGACGGCACCGTCGATCCTTTTCGTTTGACCGCCGCCAATATGCTCGATGCCCGTGAGCACGGCGCGCAGATCCTCACCTATCACCAGGTGGTCGGTTTATTGCGCACGGGCGATCGCGTTACCGGAGTGCGTGTTTTCGACCATCAATCGTCGCGCCGTTACGACATTCACGCCGAAGTGGTGGTCAACGCCGCCGGTATCTGGGGTCAGCAGATTGCAGAATATGCCGACCTGCGGATCCGCATGTTCCCGGCCAAGGGCGCTTTGCTGATCCTGGGCCATCGCATCAACAACATGGTGATCAACCGCTGCCGCAAGCCGGCGGACGCCGATATTCTGGTGCCGGGCGACACCATCTCGCTGATTGGCACCACCTCCACCCACATTGACTATGACCAGATCGACAACATGCTGGTGACGCCGCAAGAAGTGGACATTCTGATCCGCGAGGGCGCGTTGCTGGCACCTAAACTGGCACAGACCCGCATTCTGCGTGCTTATGCCGGCGTGCGCCCCCTGGTCGCCAGTGACGACGACCCCAGCGGCCGCAACGTCAGCCGTGGCATCGTGCTGCTCGATCATGCCAGCCGCGATGGCCTGGAAGGCTTTATCACCATCACCGGCGGCAAGCTGATGACCTACCGGCTGATGGCGCAGTGGGCGACCGATAAAGTGTGCGAAAAGCTTAGGGTAGACAGCCCCTGCACCACTGCGCAGGAGGCGCTGCCGGGCTCTCGTCAGTCGGCGGAAGAAACGGTTCGCAGCGTGGTTTCCCTGCCCGCCAGCATTCGCGGCTCGGCGGTTTACCGTCACGGCGACCGTGCAAACCGGGTACCGGCGGGGGATCGGTTGGACAACAGCCTGGTGTGCGAATGCGAAGCGGTGACCGCCGGCGAGGTGCGCTACGCGGTTAACTCTCTCACCGTCAATAACCTGGTCGATTTGCGTCGCCGTACCCGCGTTGGCATGGGTACCTGCCAGGGGGAGCTTTGCGCCTGCCGTGCCGCGGGGCTGCTGACACGCTTTAACGTCACCACCCCGCAGCAGTCGATCGACCAGCTATCGCATTTTCTCAATGAACGTTGGAAAGGTGTCCGGCCCATCGCCTGGGGCGATGCGCTGCGCGAAAGTGAATTTACCAGTTGGGTTTACCAGGGATTGTGCGGGCTCGATGCCCGGGGGGAACAGGAGGCCGATGATGCGATTTGA
- the glpB gene encoding glycerol-3-phosphate dehydrogenase subunit GlpB encodes MRFDVVVIGGGLAGMTCAIRLAEQGKRCAVVSSGQSALYFSSGSLDLLAQLPDGTPVTEPLAALPALATQAPRHPYALIGTERVAALSGEAASLLQRCGLDLQGDNERNHLRITPLGTRRATWLSPRAIPVTPLDGELPWQHIAVIGIEGFLDFQPQLAASSLTQSLGVRAEVADMHLPALDRLRNNPSEFRAVNIARVLDLPENLTPMADELRRLAADAEAIFLPACLGLEDDGPLAALQAAVGKPIRLLPTLPPSVLGMRLHQALRARLQQLGGIFMPGDSVLRADIEAGRVTGLYTRNHTDIPLVAQQVVLASGSFFSNGLVADFDGIREPVFGLDVDSKAERADWSCRELFAPQPYLQFGVRTDNRLRALRQGEPLSNLYAIGAVTGGYDPLQQGCGAGVSLVGALHVVQQIAAQEEQP; translated from the coding sequence ATGCGATTTGACGTAGTGGTGATTGGCGGTGGCCTGGCGGGAATGACCTGCGCCATTCGGCTGGCGGAACAGGGCAAGCGTTGTGCGGTGGTCAGTTCTGGCCAGAGCGCACTCTATTTTTCATCCGGCTCGCTTGATCTGCTGGCGCAGCTGCCCGACGGCACCCCGGTGACAGAGCCATTGGCGGCGTTGCCCGCGTTGGCAACACAAGCGCCCCGGCATCCTTATGCGTTGATCGGCACCGAACGGGTGGCAGCGCTGTCGGGTGAAGCCGCTTCACTGTTGCAGCGCTGCGGGCTTGATCTGCAGGGCGACAACGAACGCAATCATCTGCGCATCACGCCGCTGGGCACGCGCCGGGCTACCTGGCTCAGCCCGCGGGCTATCCCCGTTACGCCGTTGGACGGCGAACTGCCGTGGCAGCACATAGCCGTGATCGGCATTGAAGGCTTTTTGGATTTTCAGCCGCAGTTGGCCGCCAGTTCACTGACGCAGAGCCTGGGCGTTCGGGCTGAGGTGGCAGATATGCATTTGCCGGCACTGGATCGGCTGCGCAACAACCCCAGTGAATTCCGGGCGGTAAATATCGCCAGGGTCTTGGATCTGCCGGAAAACCTGACGCCAATGGCGGACGAGCTTCGGCGGTTGGCTGCGGACGCCGAGGCAATATTCTTGCCGGCCTGTCTGGGGCTGGAGGATGACGGGCCACTGGCGGCGCTGCAGGCCGCGGTCGGCAAACCGATTCGCCTGCTGCCGACGCTGCCGCCTTCGGTGCTGGGGATGCGGTTGCACCAGGCGCTGCGCGCGCGGTTGCAGCAATTGGGCGGTATTTTTATGCCGGGGGACAGTGTGCTGCGGGCAGATATTGAAGCCGGGCGTGTCACCGGTCTTTATACCCGCAACCACACCGACATTCCGCTGGTGGCGCAGCAGGTGGTACTGGCCAGCGGCAGCTTTTTCAGTAATGGGCTAGTGGCGGACTTCGACGGCATACGTGAACCGGTATTTGGACTGGATGTCGACAGTAAGGCGGAGCGTGCAGACTGGAGTTGTCGTGAGCTGTTTGCTCCACAACCCTACTTGCAGTTTGGCGTGCGCACCGATAACCGGCTGCGAGCACTAAGGCAGGGAGAGCCTTTGAGTAACCTGTACGCCATAGGGGCGGTGACCGGCGGCTACGATCCGCTGCAGCAGGGCTGCGGTGCAGGTGTTTCGCTGGTGGGAGCATTGCATGTCGTGCAACAGATTGCGGCACAGGAGGAGCAGCCATGA
- the glpC gene encoding anaerobic glycerol-3-phosphate dehydrogenase subunit GlpC, which produces MSLQKDNSFENCIKCTVCTTYCPVAKVNPLYPGPKQAGPDGERLRLKDPALYDEALKYCTNCKRCEVACPSDVKIGDIIQRARADFAQSKPTLRDAILSHTDIMGSLSTPFAPIVNAATGLKPVRALLDKALKIDHRRELPKYSFGTFRRWYRQQAQAQQRYAEQVAFFHGCFVNYNHPQLGKDLIKVFNAMDIGVQLLKREKCCGVPLIANGFITQAKKQARVNAESLHEAVLERGIPVVATSSSCTFTLRDEYPHLLEVDTSAVRERVELATRYLYRLLNQGRRLPLKHTPLRVAYHTPCHMEKMGWTAYTLEVLRQIPGLELVVLDSQCCGIAGTYGFKSENYATSQGIGASLFRQIEESGVDLVVTDCETCKWQIEMSTSKRCEHPITLLAQALA; this is translated from the coding sequence ATGAGCCTGCAGAAAGACAACAGTTTTGAAAACTGCATCAAGTGCACCGTCTGCACCACCTATTGCCCGGTAGCCAAAGTGAATCCGCTTTATCCCGGGCCCAAGCAGGCGGGGCCGGACGGCGAACGCCTGCGGTTAAAAGATCCGGCGCTGTACGATGAAGCGCTGAAGTATTGCACCAACTGCAAACGCTGCGAGGTGGCCTGCCCGTCCGACGTCAAAATTGGCGATATCATTCAGCGGGCGCGTGCCGACTTTGCCCAGAGCAAGCCGACGCTGCGCGACGCCATCCTCAGTCATACCGATATCATGGGCTCACTGTCGACGCCGTTTGCGCCGATCGTTAACGCCGCCACCGGGTTGAAGCCAGTGCGCGCCCTGCTGGACAAGGCGTTGAAAATTGACCACCGTCGCGAACTGCCGAAATACTCGTTCGGCACCTTCCGCCGCTGGTACCGCCAGCAAGCGCAGGCCCAACAGCGTTATGCTGAGCAGGTGGCTTTTTTCCACGGCTGCTTCGTCAATTACAACCATCCGCAGCTGGGTAAAGACCTGATCAAAGTCTTCAATGCGATGGATATCGGCGTGCAGTTGCTCAAGCGGGAAAAATGCTGCGGCGTGCCGCTGATTGCTAACGGCTTTATTACCCAGGCCAAGAAACAGGCCAGGGTGAATGCCGAATCGCTGCATGAGGCGGTGTTGGAGCGCGGTATTCCTGTTGTGGCCACTTCATCGAGCTGTACTTTTACGCTGCGTGACGAATACCCGCATTTGCTGGAGGTGGATACCTCGGCGGTGCGAGAACGGGTGGAGCTGGCGACGCGCTATCTGTACCGCCTGCTCAATCAGGGGCGCAGGTTGCCGCTGAAGCACACGCCGTTGCGGGTGGCCTACCATACGCCGTGTCACATGGAGAAAATGGGCTGGACGGCCTATACGCTGGAAGTACTGCGGCAGATACCGGGGCTGGAGCTGGTGGTATTGGATTCGCAGTGTTGCGGCATTGCCGGCACCTACGGTTTTAAATCCGAGAACTATGCGACTTCGCAAGGGATTGGCGCATCGCTGTTTCGTCAGATTGAGGAAAGCGGGGTCGATTTGGTGGTGACGGACTGCGAAACCTGCAAATGGCAAATCGAGATGTCGACCAGCAAGCGCTGCGAACATCCGATCACCCTGTTGGCACAGGCTTTGGCGTAG
- a CDS encoding DcrB family lipoprotein: protein MRKVAKLMGISLLVLGLAACDGETKDTKAPAGDAAASAPAGQQVSLLEGKLAFTLPVGMADQSGKLGNQANNMHVYADSTGQRAVIVILGDKTADSLETLSKRLEDTQRSRDANLQVVTNKAIDVNGVPLRQLDSIITSGGEKAYSSILIGTLDNNMLTIQVTLPADNQQQAQSEAEGIINTLKLNK from the coding sequence ATGCGTAAAGTAGCAAAATTGATGGGTATCAGCCTGTTAGTGCTTGGCCTGGCGGCCTGCGACGGCGAAACCAAAGACACCAAAGCACCGGCAGGCGATGCCGCAGCCAGCGCACCGGCCGGGCAACAGGTAAGCTTGCTGGAGGGTAAGCTGGCGTTCACCCTGCCGGTCGGTATGGCGGACCAAAGCGGCAAGCTGGGTAATCAGGCGAACAACATGCACGTTTACGCCGACAGCACCGGCCAACGCGCAGTGATCGTGATCCTCGGCGACAAAACCGCCGACAGTCTGGAAACCTTGAGCAAGCGTCTCGAAGATACCCAGCGTTCACGCGACGCCAACCTGCAGGTGGTGACCAACAAAGCCATCGACGTAAACGGCGTGCCGCTGCGTCAGTTGGACAGCATCATTACCAGCGGCGGCGAGAAGGCCTACTCCTCCATCCTGATTGGCACGCTGGACAACAACATGCTGACCATTCAGGTGACGTTGCCGGCGGATAACCAGCAGCAGGCGCAAAGTGAAGCTGAAGGCATCATCAACACGCTGAAACTGAACAAGTAA
- a CDS encoding GNAT family N-acetyltransferase, which yields MTVTTRHATLEEIHRLYQQIPEFGNLHNLNDLQRRIGSLPMSALIAEVDGQAAGFKLGYQQQDGVFYSWLGAVLPAYRRHGVALTLLAEQENWARGQGYRQLRVKTRNQFRAMLMMLIDHHYQIVQLEKKGEVADYRLLLEKTL from the coding sequence ATGACCGTCACCACCCGCCACGCCACCCTCGAAGAAATTCACCGTCTGTATCAGCAAATCCCCGAATTCGGCAATCTGCACAATCTCAACGATCTGCAACGGCGCATCGGCTCACTCCCGATGAGCGCACTGATCGCCGAAGTCGACGGCCAGGCTGCCGGTTTCAAACTCGGTTATCAGCAGCAAGACGGGGTGTTTTACAGCTGGTTGGGTGCCGTATTGCCGGCTTATCGCCGTCACGGTGTGGCATTGACGCTATTGGCAGAGCAGGAAAACTGGGCTCGAGGACAGGGCTATCGCCAACTGAGGGTGAAAACCCGCAATCAGTTCCGGGCGATGCTGATGATGCTCATCGACCATCACTATCAGATTGTTCAACTGGAAAAGAAAGGCGAAGTGGCTGATTATCGGCTATTACTTGAGAAAACCTTGTGA
- a CDS encoding 7-cyano-7-deazaguanine/7-aminomethyl-7-deazaguanine transporter — protein sequence MYSFTARQRLTALVWLSLFHIVIITSSNYLVQLPMSIFGFHTTWGAFTFPFIFLATDLTVRIFGAPLARRIILSVMVPALFISYVISTVTYQGEWQGFAALGSFNLFVARIAVASFMAYVLGQILDVHVFNRLRQRSAWWVAPAAAMFLGNISDTLSFFFIAFYKSSDAFMANNWVEIALVDYSFKVLICMLFFLPMYGVLLNMLLKRIAARQGDSSLQPS from the coding sequence ATGTACTCGTTTACCGCTCGACAGCGCCTTACCGCGTTGGTCTGGCTATCGCTGTTCCATATTGTCATCATTACCTCCAGTAACTACCTGGTGCAGTTGCCGATGTCCATTTTCGGCTTCCATACCACCTGGGGCGCGTTTACCTTCCCGTTTATCTTTCTGGCAACCGACCTGACGGTGCGTATTTTTGGCGCCCCGCTGGCGAGACGCATCATTCTTTCGGTGATGGTGCCGGCCCTGTTTATCTCGTACGTCATCTCCACCGTCACCTATCAGGGGGAATGGCAGGGGTTTGCCGCACTGGGCAGCTTTAATCTGTTTGTCGCACGCATCGCCGTCGCCAGCTTTATGGCTTACGTGCTCGGTCAGATCCTCGACGTACACGTTTTCAACCGGTTACGCCAGCGCAGCGCCTGGTGGGTGGCCCCTGCCGCGGCCATGTTCCTCGGCAATATCAGCGACACGCTGTCGTTCTTCTTTATTGCATTCTACAAGAGCAGCGACGCCTTTATGGCCAACAACTGGGTCGAGATTGCGCTGGTCGATTACAGCTTCAAGGTGCTGATCTGCATGCTGTTCTTCCTGCCAATGTATGGCGTGCTGCTGAATATGCTGCTCAAACGCATTGCCGCTCGCCAGGGCGACAGCAGCCTGCAACCGAGCTGA
- the tusA gene encoding sulfurtransferase TusA: MTDLFAQADQTLDALGLRCPEPVMMVRKTVRHMDNGETLLIIADDPATTRDIPGFCRFMEHTLVAQETEKTPYRYLLRKGVER, encoded by the coding sequence ATGACTGACTTGTTTGCCCAGGCCGACCAGACGCTTGATGCGCTGGGGCTGCGCTGTCCGGAACCGGTAATGATGGTGCGTAAAACCGTGCGCCATATGGATAACGGTGAAACCTTGCTGATTATCGCTGACGATCCGGCCACCACCCGGGATATCCCGGGCTTCTGCCGTTTTATGGAGCATACGCTGGTGGCGCAGGAAACTGAAAAAACGCCTTACCGCTATTTATTGCGTAAAGGTGTTGAGCGCTAA